A genomic stretch from Acidobacteriota bacterium includes:
- a CDS encoding M23 family metallopeptidase: MSGEHHTVIFVPHARAKLRKWRVSTLQIRLVLSAIALLLLSSAFVTWAYLSNSVDRSEIVRLRSENDSLRSVNEQFEGSIRDLEEKLSGYEDRTLQLAIVAGLDPRSGDSGNGEAGIGGDLIPRGEVDPLTVRLSGLDDQLDLIESELNERTRWIAATPAIAPTNGILTSRFGQRRDPITGAPAFHGGIDISAAPGLPVRAAADGVVARAGRIGALGKAIYVAHGFGMTTRYGHLSDLEVSPGQEVKRGDVIGYVGNTGRATGYHLHYEVHVDGKAVDPVPYILDGV, from the coding sequence ATGAGCGGGGAACACCACACGGTCATCTTTGTGCCACATGCGCGGGCCAAGTTGCGGAAATGGCGAGTCTCGACACTGCAGATCCGCCTAGTCCTCTCAGCCATCGCCCTCCTACTCCTCAGTTCCGCCTTCGTCACCTGGGCCTATCTCTCGAACAGCGTCGACCGCAGCGAAATCGTTCGCCTGCGGAGCGAGAACGACTCGTTGCGCTCCGTCAATGAGCAGTTCGAAGGCAGCATCCGGGATCTCGAAGAGAAACTCTCGGGCTACGAAGACCGCACTCTCCAGCTCGCTATCGTGGCCGGCCTCGATCCGCGCAGCGGCGATTCCGGCAACGGCGAGGCGGGCATCGGAGGCGACCTCATCCCGCGCGGCGAAGTAGACCCTCTGACGGTCCGCCTGTCGGGCCTCGACGATCAGCTCGATCTGATCGAAAGCGAACTCAACGAACGGACCCGGTGGATTGCGGCGACGCCGGCCATCGCCCCCACCAACGGCATCCTGACCAGCCGCTTCGGCCAGCGGCGCGATCCCATCACCGGCGCGCCGGCCTTTCACGGCGGCATCGACATCTCCGCTGCCCCAGGTCTACCGGTGCGAGCCGCCGCCGACGGCGTGGTCGCCCGGGCGGGCCGGATCGGCGCCCTCGGCAAGGCGATCTACGTCGCTCACGGTTTCGGCATGACCACCCGCTACGGCCATCTCTCGGACCTCGAGGTTTCGCCGGGGCAAGAAGTCAAGCGGGGGGACGTGATCGGATACGTCGGAAACACCGGCCGCGCGACGGGTTATCACCTGCATTACGAAGTCCACGTCGACGGCAAGGCCGTCGACCCGGTGCCCTACATCCTCGACGGCGTGTAG
- a CDS encoding glycosyltransferase — translation MSGRLGATFALVCVPLGRLPFVAMKLLWLATKPPLPPVDGGRLLQLRTLEELGRRGVEVTLVSPPDSTGEGGEIEGVEVHWARPAPRRPPVWRWPLAVARHRHRGMERLVNKLLGSVSFDAVHVEQVHALPQARPALERGLPVVLRAQNVESDLWRGAARRLPGVRGAVARLEAARFARWEGRAIARATRVAALTETDAARLRELAADHPTGETSVTVVPAPFPGLLPAGEALSGSPSVVLVGSSGWLPNRDSTDWFLEEIWPAVAAAQPAARLHLFGEKREVPSPSVTHHGPLADSRAAFAADSVLVVPLRIASGVRMKILEAWARGVPVVATAVAAGGLGLPLGEGVLRAEDGPSFAAALGRLQEPSERNRLVEEGRRHLAARHDPGRVAERLLELYSGKVSASAGPEPGSEAASS, via the coding sequence ATGTCCGGTAGGCTCGGCGCCACCTTCGCCCTTGTCTGCGTTCCCCTCGGACGGTTGCCCTTCGTCGCGATGAAACTCCTCTGGCTCGCCACCAAGCCCCCGCTGCCGCCGGTAGACGGCGGACGGTTGCTGCAACTTCGCACCCTCGAAGAGTTGGGTCGTCGGGGCGTGGAGGTGACCCTCGTCTCACCGCCGGATTCGACCGGCGAAGGCGGTGAGATTGAAGGGGTGGAGGTGCATTGGGCTCGTCCGGCGCCCCGCCGGCCTCCCGTTTGGCGCTGGCCCTTGGCGGTCGCTCGCCACCGCCATCGAGGAATGGAAAGGCTGGTGAACAAGCTGCTGGGCAGTGTTTCCTTCGATGCGGTGCACGTGGAGCAAGTCCACGCCCTGCCGCAGGCCCGGCCGGCCCTGGAGCGCGGGCTTCCGGTGGTTCTGCGGGCGCAGAACGTCGAGAGCGACCTGTGGCGCGGCGCGGCGCGGCGCCTGCCGGGGGTGCGCGGTGCAGTGGCGCGGCTGGAAGCTGCCCGTTTCGCGCGCTGGGAAGGGCGAGCGATCGCCCGCGCGACCCGCGTTGCGGCGCTCACCGAAACCGATGCGGCGAGGCTGCGAGAGCTGGCCGCCGACCATCCGACGGGCGAAACATCGGTCACCGTGGTGCCGGCGCCCTTTCCGGGCCTTCTGCCGGCGGGCGAGGCGTTATCCGGGAGTCCTTCCGTCGTGCTGGTGGGAAGCTCCGGCTGGCTACCGAACCGCGATTCGACGGATTGGTTTCTGGAAGAGATCTGGCCGGCGGTGGCGGCGGCCCAACCGGCGGCGCGGTTGCACCTGTTCGGTGAAAAGCGCGAGGTTCCTTCGCCGTCCGTCACCCACCACGGCCCTTTGGCAGACAGCCGCGCGGCCTTCGCCGCCGACTCGGTGCTGGTGGTGCCGCTGCGCATCGCTTCCGGGGTGCGGATGAAGATCCTCGAAGCGTGGGCTCGGGGCGTTCCGGTGGTCGCGACCGCCGTCGCCGCCGGTGGTCTCGGTCTGCCGCTCGGCGAGGGGGTGCTGCGGGCGGAAGACGGCCCGTCCTTTGCGGCGGCTCTGGGGCGGCTCCAGGAGCCTTCCGAAAGGAATCGCTTGGTGGAGGAGGGGCGGCGGCACCTCGCTGCCCGGCACGATCCCGGCCGGGTAGCCGAGCGCCTGCTGGAGCTTTATTCCGGCAAGGTCTCGGCGTCCGCCGGACCGGAGCCGGGGTCCGAGGCCGCTTCCTCGTAG
- a CDS encoding ABC transporter ATP-binding protein — MRQCDRTGPSVRLDEISLCYRLAKQRIPSIKEYAIHWMKGALVYEKLWALAEVSFEVQPGERVGIVGRNGAGKSTLLKVISGVLKATRGKIDVRGKVAPILELGTGFDHELTGLENIFLNALLLGRSRKEIEERVDAIVEFSGLGDFIRSPIRNYSSGMMARLGFSIATAWRPDVLILDEVLAVGDARFVDRCEERIKELGDRQTTLFLVSHNPESIRKSCNRCLWLESGQVHADGPPDEILEAYEEAASDPGSGPADAETLPE; from the coding sequence GTGAGACAATGCGACCGAACCGGCCCTTCGGTGCGCCTGGATGAGATTTCGCTCTGCTACCGCTTGGCGAAGCAGCGCATTCCTTCGATCAAGGAATACGCAATCCACTGGATGAAGGGCGCCCTCGTTTACGAGAAGCTGTGGGCCCTTGCGGAGGTCTCCTTCGAGGTCCAGCCCGGAGAGCGAGTGGGCATCGTCGGGCGCAACGGAGCCGGAAAGTCCACCCTGCTCAAGGTCATTTCCGGGGTACTCAAGGCAACCCGAGGCAAGATCGACGTGCGGGGCAAAGTCGCTCCCATCCTCGAACTCGGTACCGGCTTCGACCACGAACTGACCGGCCTCGAGAACATCTTCCTGAACGCCTTGCTGCTCGGCCGCAGCCGCAAGGAAATCGAGGAGCGAGTGGACGCCATTGTCGAGTTCAGCGGCCTCGGGGACTTCATCCGCTCGCCGATCCGCAATTACTCCTCCGGCATGATGGCGCGCCTCGGCTTCTCCATCGCCACCGCCTGGCGGCCGGACGTGTTGATTCTCGACGAGGTGTTGGCGGTGGGCGACGCGCGCTTTGTCGATCGCTGCGAGGAACGCATCAAGGAACTGGGCGACCGCCAGACCACCTTGTTCCTGGTCTCCCACAACCCGGAGAGCATCCGCAAGAGCTGCAATCGCTGCCTGTGGCTGGAGAGCGGGCAGGTTCACGCCGACGGCCCGCCGGACGAGATTCTCGAAGCCTACGAGGAAGCGGCCTCGGACCCCGGCTCCGGTCCGGCGGACGCCGAGACCTTGCCGGAATAA
- a CDS encoding ABC transporter permease: protein MKELFRYRDLVGYLVLRDLKVRYRRSVIGFLWTMLQPLLMMIVMQLVFSAIFRFKISNYPVYALAGILFWNFFSQSIVTAMNSLRTNATLLTKLPVPKAVFPVASILSGVVNLILALPPLLLLLIATGHPLRPSLLFMPVAVLLAGLFTLGAGLLLSPLAAFFSDVVELVNVFLTLSMYLTPIFYPMSIVPEQWVWVVRFNPIRSVLEVFRDPIYLGKIPPMSHLGVTLAITVFALVVGILAFRRSSDRIAFYV from the coding sequence ATGAAAGAACTCTTCCGCTATCGCGATCTCGTCGGCTACCTGGTGCTGCGCGACCTCAAGGTACGCTACCGCCGCTCGGTGATCGGCTTCCTGTGGACGATGCTGCAGCCGCTGTTGATGATGATCGTGATGCAGCTCGTGTTCAGCGCCATCTTTCGATTCAAGATCAGCAACTACCCGGTCTACGCCCTGGCCGGCATTCTGTTCTGGAATTTCTTCTCGCAGAGCATTGTCACCGCCATGAACAGCCTGCGCACCAACGCCACGCTGCTGACCAAGCTGCCGGTGCCCAAGGCGGTCTTCCCGGTGGCATCGATTCTCTCCGGGGTGGTCAATTTGATCCTGGCGTTGCCGCCTTTGCTTCTCCTGTTGATCGCCACCGGGCACCCTCTTCGTCCGTCGCTGCTGTTCATGCCGGTGGCGGTGTTGCTGGCGGGCCTCTTCACCCTGGGCGCCGGACTTTTGCTGTCACCGCTGGCGGCCTTTTTCAGCGACGTGGTGGAGTTGGTCAATGTTTTCCTCACCCTCTCCATGTACTTGACGCCGATCTTCTACCCCATGTCGATCGTCCCCGAACAATGGGTGTGGGTGGTCCGCTTCAACCCCATCCGCTCGGTGCTCGAGGTCTTCCGGGACCCGATCTACCTGGGCAAGATCCCGCCGATGAGCCACCTCGGGGTGACCTTGGCGATCACCGTCTTCGCTCTGGTGGTGGGGATCCTGGCCTTCCGCCGTTCGTCCGATCGCATCGCCTTTTATGTCTAA
- a CDS encoding glycosyltransferase gives MAPLRLSIVVPTHNTRELALACLQSLTGGSSLQNEVLVVDDGSADGTAEAVAGRFPEARVLRHDRATGFSAAANRGAAAAGGEVILFLNSDTEVETDALLALISAFEGDAGLGIAGAALRFPDGRPQWSAGPEPSALWLFSLASGLPAHLRRLPGYDVLRRFFGGVPTRGGGSGPVPVDWVTGAALAVRRQVWSDCGPFDESVLFYCQDLDLCTAAREAGWKVGLIPTFRVMHHHGATIAPGASRMFQGERNIGAGQDAERLWSDLVAWTAKRKGQKKARRARWALTWGGRLRLAFRTLARPFVADERHTTFQAETIALRQALTKLSSLA, from the coding sequence ATGGCGCCCCTTCGCCTTTCCATCGTCGTACCCACCCACAACACCCGGGAGCTGGCCCTCGCCTGCCTGCAATCCCTGACGGGGGGCAGTTCCCTGCAAAACGAAGTGCTGGTGGTGGACGATGGCAGCGCGGACGGCACCGCCGAGGCGGTCGCCGGACGCTTCCCGGAAGCGCGGGTTCTGCGCCACGACCGCGCCACGGGTTTCTCCGCCGCCGCCAATCGAGGCGCCGCGGCGGCCGGCGGTGAGGTGATCCTGTTTCTCAACAGTGACACGGAGGTCGAAACGGACGCCCTGCTCGCCCTCATCTCGGCGTTCGAAGGAGACGCCGGCCTCGGCATCGCCGGAGCCGCCCTCCGCTTTCCGGACGGCCGTCCTCAGTGGAGCGCGGGACCGGAACCGAGTGCGCTCTGGCTGTTCAGCCTAGCGAGCGGTTTGCCGGCGCATCTGCGCCGTTTACCCGGCTACGACGTTCTGCGCCGGTTCTTTGGCGGAGTACCCACCCGAGGGGGCGGCTCCGGTCCGGTGCCGGTGGACTGGGTCACCGGAGCCGCCCTCGCCGTTCGCCGGCAGGTGTGGAGCGACTGCGGCCCCTTCGACGAGAGCGTGCTCTTCTATTGCCAGGATCTCGACCTCTGCACCGCCGCCCGCGAGGCGGGCTGGAAAGTCGGCCTGATTCCGACCTTTCGGGTGATGCACCACCACGGCGCGACGATCGCTCCCGGTGCCAGCCGAATGTTCCAGGGCGAGCGCAACATCGGCGCGGGCCAGGACGCCGAGCGTCTGTGGAGCGACCTCGTCGCCTGGACAGCCAAGCGAAAAGGGCAGAAGAAAGCACGCCGGGCACGTTGGGCTCTGACCTGGGGCGGCCGCCTCCGCCTCGCCTTTCGGACCCTGGCCCGCCCCTTCGTCGCCGACGAACGGCACACGACCTTTCAGGCCGAGACGATCGCCCTGCGCCAAGCCTTGACCAAACTGTCGTCCCTCGCCTAA
- a CDS encoding class I SAM-dependent methyltransferase → MADQLTGKLSPFLRRRRLAAVRPYFGPGRNLDYGCGVGELATFLPPEGYLGVDIDAESVVIAGGRYPSHRFATIEELEDSDEGGFERVFALALIEHLPNPAGWLKDLRRRVVVGAKLIVTTPEPRLQWAHDLGGRLGIFSRQGAEEHQSLMNRRRLVALSQGTGWALVRFRRFLCGANQLFELRALSSEDREAG, encoded by the coding sequence ATGGCGGACCAGCTCACCGGCAAATTGTCGCCCTTTCTGCGGCGCCGCCGACTGGCTGCCGTCCGGCCCTACTTCGGCCCCGGCCGCAATCTCGACTACGGCTGCGGGGTGGGGGAACTGGCGACTTTCTTGCCGCCGGAGGGCTATCTGGGGGTCGACATCGATGCCGAGTCCGTGGTCATCGCCGGCGGGCGGTACCCGAGCCATCGTTTCGCCACCATCGAAGAGCTGGAAGACTCTGACGAGGGCGGATTCGAACGGGTCTTCGCCCTCGCCTTGATCGAACACCTGCCGAATCCTGCCGGCTGGCTGAAAGATCTGCGGCGGCGGGTCGTCGTCGGCGCCAAGCTGATCGTCACCACTCCGGAACCGCGGCTGCAGTGGGCGCACGACCTCGGCGGCCGGCTGGGGATTTTTAGCCGGCAGGGCGCCGAAGAGCACCAAAGCCTGATGAACCGCCGCCGCCTGGTGGCGCTCTCGCAGGGTACCGGCTGGGCTCTGGTTCGCTTCCGGCGGTTCCTGTGTGGGGCGAATCAACTGTTCGAACTGCGTGCCTTGTCGTCCGAGGATCGCGAGGCCGGCTGA
- a CDS encoding lysylphosphatidylglycerol synthase domain-containing protein, whose protein sequence is MRWRSPWLRALGALLTVAGLAWVMWVLVREGAAMARLLESPRLFITLALAAVFYAVATLLAASAWWWLLAIYGERPAWRVGYSLWARTQIAKYLPGNVFHYVGRQALGRRLGLRHATLAAAAFLELMTMLVAAALLGAAALASSSTAQGTWGALLLAAGLGAFGLVAFRVGDSVVQKLSGPKNGTQDVAEQGELREISRRHWVTLLVPPMGLHAVFLAATSGLVWLLSWALRPEAVASFSVWQVMGLYALAWAAGTVSLGAPAGLGVREAVLTLQLSPLLGPGPAAAVALALRFVTLLGDLFTALAGHLFSPRRAAAPGPLHP, encoded by the coding sequence GTGCGCTGGCGATCCCCCTGGCTACGGGCCCTCGGCGCTCTGCTGACCGTCGCCGGTCTGGCGTGGGTGATGTGGGTGCTGGTTCGCGAGGGCGCGGCCATGGCCCGCCTGCTCGAGAGCCCCCGCCTGTTCATCACCTTGGCCCTCGCCGCGGTCTTCTACGCCGTCGCGACGCTGCTCGCCGCCAGCGCTTGGTGGTGGTTGTTGGCGATCTACGGTGAGCGTCCGGCTTGGCGCGTCGGCTACTCCCTGTGGGCGCGCACGCAGATCGCCAAGTACCTGCCGGGCAACGTATTCCACTATGTCGGCCGTCAGGCCCTCGGGCGGCGCCTCGGCCTTCGCCACGCGACCCTCGCCGCCGCCGCTTTCCTGGAACTGATGACCATGCTGGTGGCGGCGGCGCTCCTTGGTGCCGCCGCTCTGGCCTCGTCTTCGACGGCGCAGGGGACCTGGGGTGCACTCCTCTTGGCGGCTGGCCTCGGAGCCTTCGGTCTCGTCGCCTTTCGGGTGGGGGACTCGGTGGTGCAGAAACTCTCCGGGCCCAAGAATGGAACGCAGGATGTCGCCGAGCAGGGTGAACTGCGAGAGATTTCCCGCCGGCACTGGGTCACCTTGTTGGTACCGCCGATGGGACTGCACGCCGTCTTCCTCGCCGCCACCAGTGGGCTGGTGTGGCTGTTGTCCTGGGCTCTGCGGCCGGAGGCGGTGGCCTCCTTCTCGGTTTGGCAGGTGATGGGACTCTATGCCCTCGCCTGGGCGGCCGGAACGGTCAGCCTGGGGGCGCCCGCCGGCCTGGGCGTGAGGGAGGCGGTCCTGACCCTCCAGCTCAGCCCGCTCCTCGGCCCGGGACCGGCGGCGGCGGTTGCCCTAGCTCTGCGATTCGTCACCCTGTTGGGTGACCTATTCACCGCCCTGGCGGGCCATCTGTTCAGCCCTCGCCGCGCCGCCGCGCCGGGTCCCCTGCATCCGTAG
- a CDS encoding glycosyltransferase family 2 protein, whose protein sequence is MSRLVVFISCLNEAETLPATLEEIPRQIPGLDEVVVVVVDDGSTDETAELARRHGADHVVRHRRNLGVARAFQTGLQTALDLGADYLVNTDGDGQYPGDRIGDLVAPLLRGEADVVLGDRGPGKVAHFSPVKRWLQRLGSHVVSRFAGTPIPDAASGFRAFTREAALRLKVFTEFSYSQETLIQAGHQGLALAFIPVTTRRTDRPSRLHKGNLHYVFRQLLTIGRALAYYAPIRTFGCLALPFFLGGFVLELRFAVLYLTGQGGIGRYIHSVTLGGFLLTIGCLIAALGLIGDGLQANRRLAQDALLRLERLERGQSTDAGDPARRRGEG, encoded by the coding sequence GTGTCCCGACTCGTCGTCTTCATCTCCTGCCTGAACGAGGCGGAAACCCTTCCTGCCACCCTCGAGGAGATTCCGCGGCAGATCCCCGGTCTCGACGAAGTCGTGGTGGTGGTGGTCGACGACGGCTCGACGGATGAAACCGCTGAGCTGGCGCGTCGACACGGCGCTGATCATGTGGTGCGCCACCGGCGCAATCTGGGCGTGGCGCGCGCCTTCCAGACCGGACTGCAAACGGCCCTGGACCTGGGCGCCGACTACCTGGTGAACACCGACGGCGACGGCCAGTATCCGGGGGATCGCATCGGCGATCTGGTCGCCCCGCTGCTGCGCGGCGAAGCGGACGTGGTGCTGGGTGATCGCGGACCGGGCAAGGTCGCCCACTTCTCGCCCGTCAAACGCTGGCTGCAGCGCCTCGGAAGCCATGTCGTCAGCCGCTTCGCCGGCACTCCGATTCCCGACGCCGCCTCCGGCTTCCGGGCCTTCACCCGGGAGGCGGCCCTACGGCTCAAGGTGTTCACCGAGTTCTCCTACTCTCAGGAGACCTTGATCCAGGCCGGCCACCAGGGATTGGCGCTCGCCTTCATTCCGGTGACCACCCGCCGCACGGACCGGCCGTCGCGCCTTCACAAGGGCAATCTGCACTATGTCTTCCGGCAGCTCCTGACCATCGGCCGCGCCCTCGCCTACTATGCTCCGATCCGTACCTTCGGCTGCCTGGCGCTGCCCTTTTTCCTCGGCGGATTCGTCCTGGAACTGCGCTTTGCGGTGCTGTACTTGACCGGCCAGGGGGGCATCGGGCGCTACATCCACTCGGTCACCCTCGGCGGCTTTCTGCTGACCATCGGATGCCTGATCGCCGCCCTCGGCCTGATCGGCGACGGCCTGCAGGCCAATCGCCGGCTGGCCCAGGACGCGCTGTTGCGCCTGGAGCGACTGGAGCGAGGCCAGTCTACGGATGCAGGGGACCCGGCGCGGCGGCGCGGCGAGGGCTGA
- a CDS encoding flavin reductase family protein, whose amino-acid sequence MTISSEDYRTAMRHFPSGVTIVTLKAGDEIHGLTVSAFASVSPEPPLITVIIDKRHHASSFLDQPDTTFAVNILAEEQVELSNRFAWLKDEDRFAEGKWTTSETGAPVLAEALAWLDCRIHARHDAGTHTIVVGRVVATAAPRTDDAPLVYWNRGYRRLSTI is encoded by the coding sequence ATGACGATTTCTTCAGAAGACTATCGCACCGCCATGCGTCACTTTCCTTCCGGCGTGACCATCGTCACCCTCAAGGCCGGAGACGAGATTCACGGCTTGACCGTGTCGGCCTTCGCTTCCGTTTCACCGGAGCCGCCGCTGATCACGGTGATCATCGACAAGCGGCACCACGCTTCGTCGTTTCTGGACCAGCCGGACACCACCTTCGCGGTCAACATCCTGGCGGAGGAGCAGGTCGAACTATCCAACCGCTTCGCCTGGTTGAAGGACGAAGACCGCTTCGCCGAGGGGAAATGGACCACTTCGGAAACCGGCGCGCCGGTTCTCGCCGAAGCCCTTGCTTGGCTCGACTGCCGAATCCACGCCCGCCACGATGCGGGCACCCACACCATCGTTGTCGGCCGGGTGGTGGCGACCGCCGCGCCGCGCACTGACGATGCCCCCTTGGTGTACTGGAATCGCGGCTACCGGCGTCTGTCGACCATCTGA
- a CDS encoding sulfatase has translation MARSLIFPVTDFSTMPARSERSVSRGLSAWSLFFSILLGLSLAGCQRVDSASDRSAESPPDGLAAPRSVLILDIDTLRADRLGCYGNERATSPRIDALAERGVRFEWAFSQAPLTPPSQASILTGMYPSSHGVVGRGARLAREHLTLAEIFRRQGFQTAGFVDGGYMNRGFGMGQGFRLYADRRAGLEGIGPQVLDWLDDHGGEPFLLLVHTYDVHTPYDPPEPYRSLFLDEIAASTEGFEPTSAAMETVRRAVWWDAEARLPERDIAYALALYDAGIRYVDDWVGRIVDRLAALDLLESTLIVVISDHGEEFQEHGSVLHETLYSTVTRVPLILSFAPWGPSKVVSQTVETVDLMPTLLEVVDAPIPRPVQGESLAPLLAGRSMRERPAISESRLFGRQRAVALGDLRMIYHLRDSTTEVFEFRRDPLEQAPLEAADVRALRKALWEWRERVEELPPPDAAPSPIRKEVVDSLKALGYLQ, from the coding sequence ATGGCGCGTTCGCTGATCTTCCCGGTCACCGACTTTTCCACCATGCCCGCCCGGTCTGAACGTTCCGTTTCGCGCGGCCTGAGTGCGTGGTCGCTTTTCTTCTCGATCCTCCTGGGGCTGAGCCTCGCCGGTTGCCAGCGGGTCGATTCCGCCTCGGATCGATCCGCCGAGTCCCCGCCGGATGGGCTCGCTGCGCCCCGCTCGGTGTTGATTCTTGACATTGACACTCTGCGGGCTGATCGCCTCGGTTGCTACGGCAACGAGCGCGCAACCAGCCCGCGCATCGACGCCCTGGCGGAGCGCGGGGTGCGCTTCGAGTGGGCCTTCAGCCAGGCGCCGTTGACGCCCCCGTCCCAGGCCTCGATCCTCACCGGAATGTACCCGAGTTCCCACGGCGTGGTGGGGCGCGGCGCCCGCCTGGCGAGAGAGCATCTGACCCTGGCGGAGATCTTTCGGCGTCAGGGATTCCAGACCGCCGGCTTCGTGGACGGTGGCTACATGAATCGGGGCTTTGGCATGGGCCAGGGCTTCCGCCTCTACGCCGATCGCCGAGCGGGCCTCGAAGGGATCGGCCCGCAGGTGCTCGATTGGCTCGACGACCATGGTGGCGAGCCGTTCTTGTTGTTGGTCCACACCTACGACGTCCACACTCCCTACGACCCGCCGGAGCCCTACCGCTCGCTGTTCCTCGATGAGATCGCGGCGTCGACGGAAGGCTTCGAACCGACCTCCGCGGCGATGGAGACGGTGCGGCGAGCGGTGTGGTGGGACGCCGAGGCGCGCCTGCCGGAGCGCGATATCGCCTACGCTCTCGCCCTCTACGACGCGGGCATTCGCTATGTCGACGATTGGGTCGGCCGGATCGTCGATCGCCTGGCCGCCCTCGACCTTCTCGAATCGACGCTGATCGTGGTGATCTCCGATCACGGCGAGGAATTCCAGGAGCACGGCTCGGTGCTGCACGAGACCCTCTACAGCACCGTGACCCGGGTGCCGTTGATCCTCTCCTTCGCTCCCTGGGGACCGTCCAAGGTGGTCTCGCAGACCGTCGAGACGGTGGATCTGATGCCGACGCTCTTGGAGGTGGTCGACGCGCCGATCCCCCGGCCGGTGCAGGGCGAAAGCCTAGCGCCGCTGCTCGCCGGCCGGTCGATGCGGGAGCGCCCGGCGATCAGCGAATCCCGGCTCTTCGGCCGGCAGCGCGCCGTCGCCCTCGGGGACCTGCGGATGATCTACCACCTGCGCGATTCGACCACCGAGGTGTTCGAGTTCCGGCGCGACCCGCTGGAGCAGGCACCCCTCGAAGCGGCCGACGTGCGGGCTCTGCGGAAAGCCCTCTGGGAGTGGCGGGAGCGGGTGGAGGAGCTTCCTCCGCCGGACGCCGCTCCGAGCCCGATCCGCAAAGAAGTCGTCGACAGCCTGAAGGCCCTCGGCTATCTGCAGTGA
- a CDS encoding sulfatase, with protein MSPSLRASADRLPCRRLLILAVLFLTVATGCGESGSQIRPRRAVPDQNAVPLIFISLDTFRADALGVQRRGRPSISPALDRFAEDAVIFRHAVAPMPFTLPSHITMFTGVQPGVHRVTTEKDRLSTALRTLPEILQAAGYRTDGRVTNDWLKADFGFARGFDSYDRIPHRLTYADRLNREALGLLPKSKKNASGPFFLFLHYMDPHSDFTHVGRNRLPYWSPEEVREELAFGDDAFCDAENRCATAYLLSADRENRPVPEEELIALKDLYEAGIRGLDAELGDLFDELRRRGLYDPALIVVTSDHGEEFREHGRFLHSQVYEESVAVPLLIKLPGSRRAGQQVRPVVRLSDLLPTLTELLGLPTPPHVQGQSLVPLIEEGPWQGLPALSQDKLVRSRFGLRTRSHKLIYEFKTGAAELYDLRTDPGERNNLAQEQPELTERMTSRLRAEVRDGRLRAKELPVVEVEGDSQLTAEERERLRSLGYL; from the coding sequence ATGAGCCCATCCCTGCGCGCTTCCGCCGACCGCTTGCCTTGCCGGCGGCTGCTGATTCTGGCGGTCCTCTTCCTCACCGTCGCCACCGGATGCGGAGAATCCGGCAGCCAGATTCGCCCCCGCCGAGCGGTGCCCGATCAGAACGCCGTCCCGCTGATCTTCATCTCCCTGGACACTTTCCGGGCCGACGCTCTGGGCGTTCAGCGGCGTGGCCGGCCCTCGATCTCGCCGGCTCTCGACCGCTTCGCCGAGGACGCGGTGATCTTCCGCCATGCGGTGGCTCCGATGCCTTTCACCCTGCCCTCCCACATCACCATGTTCACCGGGGTGCAGCCCGGGGTGCATCGGGTCACCACCGAGAAGGATCGACTGTCGACCGCCCTCAGGACCCTGCCGGAGATCCTGCAGGCCGCCGGCTACCGCACCGACGGCCGGGTGACCAACGACTGGCTCAAGGCGGATTTCGGCTTCGCCCGGGGGTTCGACAGCTACGACCGGATCCCCCATCGGTTGACCTACGCGGATCGCCTGAATCGCGAAGCCCTGGGTCTTCTGCCGAAATCGAAGAAAAACGCCTCCGGGCCGTTCTTCCTCTTTCTCCACTACATGGATCCGCACTCGGACTTCACCCATGTCGGCCGCAATCGACTGCCCTACTGGTCACCGGAGGAAGTGCGGGAAGAGCTCGCTTTCGGCGACGACGCTTTCTGCGACGCCGAGAACCGGTGCGCCACCGCCTACCTGCTGTCCGCGGACCGTGAGAACCGGCCGGTTCCGGAGGAGGAACTGATCGCCCTCAAGGATCTCTACGAAGCGGGCATCCGGGGCCTCGACGCGGAGTTGGGCGACCTGTTCGATGAGCTGCGCCGCCGCGGGCTCTACGACCCGGCCTTGATCGTGGTGACCAGCGACCACGGCGAAGAGTTCCGCGAGCACGGCCGTTTTCTCCACAGTCAGGTGTACGAGGAGTCCGTCGCCGTACCGCTGCTGATCAAACTGCCGGGCAGTCGCCGAGCCGGCCAACAGGTGCGGCCGGTGGTGCGCCTGAGCGACCTCCTGCCGACGCTGACGGAACTGCTCGGCCTCCCCACCCCACCGCATGTTCAGGGTCAGAGCTTGGTGCCGTTGATCGAAGAAGGGCCCTGGCAGGGCCTGCCGGCTCTCAGCCAGGACAAGCTGGTGAGAAGCCGCTTCGGGCTGCGCACCCGCAGCCACAAGCTGATCTACGAATTCAAGACCGGAGCGGCGGAACTCTACGACCTGCGAACGGATCCCGGCGAGCGGAACAATCTCGCCCAGGAACAGCCGGAGCTGACCGAGCGCATGACCTCTCGCCTGCGGGCGGAGGTGCGAGACGGCCGGCTGCGGGCGAAAGAGCTACCGGTCGTCGAAGTGGAAGGCGACAGCCAGCTCACCGCCGAAGAGCGCGAACGCCTCCGCAGCCTGGGCTACCTCTAG